One window of Cellulomonas shaoxiangyii genomic DNA carries:
- a CDS encoding DeoR/GlpR family DNA-binding transcription regulator: MYAPERHQQILSRARADGRVDVTRLATYLDVTPETIRRDLTALERHGLVRRVHGGAIPVERLGFEPGLADREGLLAGEKERIAKAALDELPDGGSVLLDAGTTTVRLAELLPTDRELTVVTHALPVATVLATRPGTTLHLVGGTVRGRTLAAVGSWALRDLAEIHVDVAFLGANGITAERGVTTPDLAEAAVKRALVAAARRTVVLADHTKVGRVDLARVVDLDAVDTLVTDSSVEPELAEEIEQAGTRVVRA, from the coding sequence GTGTACGCACCCGAGCGGCACCAGCAGATCCTCAGCAGGGCACGCGCCGACGGCCGCGTGGACGTCACGCGCCTCGCCACGTATCTCGACGTCACGCCCGAGACCATCCGGCGCGACCTCACCGCGCTCGAGCGGCACGGGCTCGTGCGGCGCGTGCACGGCGGCGCGATCCCCGTCGAGCGGCTCGGCTTCGAGCCCGGCCTCGCCGACCGCGAGGGCCTGCTGGCCGGGGAGAAGGAGCGCATCGCGAAGGCCGCGCTCGACGAGCTGCCCGACGGCGGGTCCGTCCTCCTCGACGCCGGCACCACCACCGTCCGCCTCGCCGAGCTGCTGCCGACGGACCGCGAGCTCACCGTCGTGACGCACGCGCTGCCCGTCGCGACGGTCCTCGCCACCCGCCCCGGCACCACGCTGCACCTCGTCGGCGGCACGGTCCGGGGCCGCACGCTCGCCGCCGTGGGGTCGTGGGCGCTGCGCGACCTCGCCGAGATCCACGTCGACGTCGCCTTCCTCGGCGCCAACGGCATCACCGCCGAGCGCGGCGTCACGACGCCCGACCTCGCGGAGGCCGCGGTCAAGCGCGCGCTCGTCGCCGCCGCCCGGCGGACCGTGGTGCTCGCCGACCACACGAAGGTCGGCCGCGTCGACCTCGCCCGCGTCGTCGACCTCGACGCCGTCGACACGCTGGTCACCGACAGCTCGGTCGAGCCCGAGCTGGCCGAGGAGATCGAGCAGGCCGGGACACGGGTGGTGCGCGCATGA
- the pfkB gene encoding 1-phosphofructokinase, whose product MIVTVTPNPSVDRALDVDRLEVGEVNRARATHVHPGGKGINVARALVRHGVAALAVVPTGGPDGARLTELLAEHGVAAVPVPVAGDTRTNVTLVEADGTTTKVNAPGPRLADEEVGALLAAVEAQLVAGPRAVVAAGSLPAGAGDAFFVRLAALADRHRVPLVLDTSGTPFARAVRAGGLTLVKPNEQELGELVGRELGTVGDVVDAAREVLDQGTRGVLVSLGAHGALLVCRDAPHPWWAGGPALVPLSTVGAGDSTLAGFLAADGPAPERLRTAVAWGRAAVLRPGTEVPGPHDLDLDAVRVVADPDPHLALKEL is encoded by the coding sequence ATGATCGTCACCGTCACCCCGAACCCGAGCGTCGACCGGGCGCTCGACGTCGACCGCCTCGAGGTCGGCGAGGTCAACCGCGCCCGCGCCACGCACGTGCACCCCGGCGGCAAGGGCATCAACGTCGCGCGCGCGCTCGTGCGGCACGGGGTCGCGGCGCTCGCCGTGGTCCCCACCGGCGGGCCGGACGGCGCCCGCCTCACCGAGCTGCTCGCGGAGCACGGCGTCGCCGCCGTGCCGGTGCCCGTCGCCGGCGACACGCGCACCAACGTCACCCTCGTCGAGGCCGACGGCACGACGACGAAGGTCAACGCGCCCGGCCCCCGCCTCGCGGACGAGGAGGTCGGTGCCCTGCTCGCGGCCGTCGAGGCCCAGCTGGTCGCCGGCCCGCGCGCCGTCGTGGCCGCCGGGTCGCTGCCCGCCGGTGCCGGCGACGCCTTCTTCGTGCGGCTCGCCGCGCTCGCCGACCGGCACCGGGTGCCGCTCGTGCTCGACACGTCCGGCACCCCGTTCGCGCGGGCCGTCCGGGCCGGCGGCCTCACGCTGGTCAAGCCGAACGAGCAGGAGCTCGGCGAGCTCGTCGGGCGCGAGCTGGGGACCGTCGGCGACGTCGTCGACGCGGCCCGTGAGGTCCTCGACCAGGGGACGCGCGGCGTGCTCGTGAGCCTGGGCGCCCACGGTGCGCTGCTCGTCTGCCGCGACGCCCCGCACCCCTGGTGGGCGGGCGGACCGGCGCTCGTCCCGCTGTCCACCGTCGGCGCGGGCGACTCGACGCTCGCCGGCTTCCTCGCTGCGGACGGCCCCGCCCCCGAGCGGCTGCGCACCGCCGTCGCGTGGGGACGCGCCGCCGTCCTGCGGCCCGGCACCGAGGTGCCCGGACCCCACGACCTCGACCTCGACGCGGTCCGCGTCGTCGCCGACCCCGACCCCCACCTGGCGCTCAAGGAGCTGTGA
- a CDS encoding PTS sugar transporter subunit IIA: MTTSATTPLITPELVAVDLDAADRVGVTRALVDLLAAAGRVTDADGFAADVAAREAQMATGMPGGVGLPHARSEHVTVPSLAVGKLAQGVEWGAPDGPARLVFLIAAPASGDADHLQILAALARRLVHESFRTSLLEAPDAQTVADIVTREVVPS, translated from the coding sequence ATGACCACCTCGGCCACCACACCCCTCATCACCCCCGAGCTCGTCGCCGTGGACCTCGACGCGGCCGACCGCGTCGGCGTCACGCGCGCGCTCGTCGACCTGCTCGCCGCCGCCGGCCGCGTCACGGACGCCGACGGGTTCGCGGCCGACGTCGCCGCCCGCGAGGCGCAGATGGCCACCGGCATGCCGGGCGGCGTCGGCCTTCCGCACGCGCGCTCCGAGCACGTCACGGTGCCCAGCCTCGCCGTCGGCAAGCTCGCGCAGGGCGTCGAGTGGGGCGCCCCGGACGGGCCCGCACGGCTCGTCTTCCTCATCGCGGCGCCCGCCAGCGGCGACGCGGACCACCTGCAGATCCTGGCGGCGCTGGCCCGCCGGCTCGTCCACGAGTCGTTCCGCACCTCGCTGCTCGAGGCGCCGGACGCGCAGACCGTGGCCGACATCGTCACCCGGGAGGTCGTCCCGTCATGA
- a CDS encoding PTS fructose transporter subunit IIC has protein sequence MKLVAVTSCPTGIAHTYMAAEALEQAGKAAGVEVHVETQGSAGSTPLDPALVASADGVIYAADLEVKDKQRFAGKPFVDVGVKKAVHDAPGVIAAAVAAVEQAPAHDAPAPAAAPVSTSAGGQAPAGDRGAGAGTKVRQWLMTGVSYLIPFVAAGGILIAVSFMLAQIAWGGAEGAIEVTGVPVEDVVGAFDVASLQDWAVVLNATGSAAFGFLVPVLSGFIAYGIADRPGLVPGFVGGATAVLVGAGFLGGLVTGFLAGFLALWISRWNVPRGVRGIMPVVVVPLLSSLVVGIVMLVLVGRPIAAAMDGLTSWLNGLSGANLVLMGALLGAMMGFDLGGPVNKVAYTFAVTGLATEGLTTGAVQYQIMAAVMGAGMVAPLALALATTVRKRLFTHAEQENGKAAWLLGLSFISEGAIPFAAADPWRIIVSSLVGSSVTGALVMAFGSSVVAPHGGVWVLPLIGNPLGFLVAVAAGMVVTALLVIVLKTAKHDPLVEADRAADERDLVAA, from the coding sequence ATGAAGCTCGTCGCCGTCACCTCGTGCCCCACGGGCATCGCCCACACCTACATGGCCGCGGAGGCCCTCGAGCAGGCCGGCAAGGCGGCCGGCGTCGAGGTCCACGTCGAGACGCAGGGGTCCGCGGGCTCCACGCCGCTCGACCCCGCGCTCGTCGCCTCCGCGGACGGCGTCATCTACGCCGCCGACCTCGAGGTCAAGGACAAGCAGCGCTTCGCCGGCAAGCCGTTCGTCGACGTGGGCGTGAAGAAGGCCGTGCACGACGCGCCGGGCGTCATCGCCGCGGCCGTCGCCGCGGTCGAGCAGGCACCCGCCCACGACGCGCCGGCACCCGCCGCGGCGCCGGTGAGCACGTCCGCCGGCGGGCAGGCCCCCGCCGGGGACCGCGGCGCGGGCGCCGGCACGAAGGTGCGCCAGTGGCTCATGACCGGCGTGTCCTACCTGATCCCGTTCGTCGCCGCGGGCGGCATCCTCATCGCGGTGAGCTTCATGCTCGCGCAGATCGCGTGGGGCGGTGCCGAGGGCGCCATCGAGGTCACGGGTGTCCCGGTGGAGGACGTCGTCGGCGCGTTCGACGTGGCGTCGCTGCAGGACTGGGCGGTCGTCCTGAACGCCACCGGCAGCGCGGCGTTCGGGTTCCTCGTCCCCGTCCTGTCGGGCTTCATCGCGTACGGCATCGCCGACCGTCCCGGTCTCGTGCCCGGGTTCGTCGGCGGCGCGACCGCCGTGCTGGTCGGTGCCGGGTTCCTCGGCGGGCTCGTGACCGGCTTCCTCGCCGGCTTCCTGGCCCTGTGGATCAGCCGCTGGAACGTCCCGCGGGGCGTGCGCGGCATCATGCCGGTCGTCGTCGTGCCGCTGCTGTCGTCGCTGGTCGTCGGCATCGTCATGCTCGTGCTCGTCGGACGGCCGATCGCCGCCGCGATGGACGGCCTGACGAGCTGGCTGAACGGGCTCTCGGGCGCCAACCTCGTGCTCATGGGCGCGCTGCTCGGCGCGATGATGGGCTTCGACCTCGGGGGACCGGTCAACAAGGTGGCGTACACGTTCGCCGTCACCGGGCTCGCGACCGAGGGGCTGACCACGGGCGCCGTGCAGTACCAGATCATGGCGGCCGTCATGGGCGCCGGCATGGTCGCGCCGCTCGCCCTCGCGCTCGCGACCACGGTCCGCAAGCGGCTCTTCACGCACGCGGAGCAGGAGAACGGCAAGGCGGCCTGGCTGCTCGGGCTGTCGTTCATCTCCGAGGGGGCCATCCCGTTCGCCGCCGCCGACCCGTGGCGGATCATCGTCTCCTCGCTCGTCGGGTCCAGCGTGACGGGGGCGCTCGTCATGGCCTTCGGCTCGTCCGTCGTCGCCCCGCACGGCGGCGTGTGGGTCCTGCCCCTCATCGGCAACCCGCTCGGCTTCCTCGTCGCCGTCGCCGCCGGGATGGTCGTCACGGCGCTGCTCGTCATCGTCCTCAAGACGGCCAAGCACGACCCGCTCGTCGAGGCCGACCGCGCCGCGGACGAGCGCGACCTCGTCGCCGCCTGA
- a CDS encoding HPr family phosphocarrier protein — MAERTVAVASRVGLHARPAMLFTQAVAASGVPVTIAKQGGAPVDASSILFVMSLGVPHGEEVVLSAEGEDADRVLDELAALLATDLDAPEAGADATAAGASS; from the coding sequence ATGGCCGAGCGCACCGTCGCCGTCGCGTCCCGCGTCGGGCTGCACGCCCGCCCCGCGATGCTGTTCACGCAGGCCGTCGCCGCGAGCGGCGTACCGGTCACCATCGCCAAGCAGGGCGGCGCCCCCGTCGACGCCTCGAGCATCCTGTTCGTCATGTCGCTGGGCGTGCCGCACGGCGAGGAGGTCGTGCTCAGCGCCGAGGGTGAGGACGCCGACCGCGTCCTCGACGAGCTCGCCGCGCTGCTGGCGACGGACCTCGACGCGCCCGAGGCCGGCGCGGACGCGACCGCGGCGGGGGCGTCGTCGTGA
- the ptsP gene encoding phosphoenolpyruvate--protein phosphotransferase produces MTAATVGAPAGGVLHGVGVGRRAAVGPVAQVRPAPAVPGDAALVVEGRPATVEETHAAVERAFAEVADGLQAQADAATGTVADVLAATAQMAADNALRAQTLARVDAGEPPVAALDGVVQMFATMFEQAGGYLAERVTDLRSVRDRVVARVLGLPDPGVPRLEQPSVVVARDLAPADTAALDLTKVLAIVTELGGPTGHTAIIAGQLGLPCVVRVGGATDLEDGVEVAVDGAAGTVTPHPDAELRAALERRHAAEDLLSGDTAPGATADGHAVALLANIGTAADAERVAASGAGAEGVGLFRTEVLFLERTQPPTVEEQAEAYAAALRAMGGRKVVVRTLDAGADKPMAFATQPDEENPALGVRGYRLVRPLPELLATQLAALARAQEATGTTPWVMAPMISTPDEARDFAAAARAAGVATVGVMVEVPAVALRARDVLAEVDFVSLGTNDLAQYTMATDRLRGELADLLDAWQPAVLDLVAATASAGVEAGKPVGVCGESASDPLMALVLVGMGVTSLSMAAGALPAVRYSLRRHTREQCVAMAAAARAARSATDARAAVLALAEPEVRDTLAL; encoded by the coding sequence GTGACGGCCGCGACGGTCGGTGCGCCGGCGGGCGGCGTGCTGCACGGCGTGGGCGTCGGCCGGCGCGCGGCGGTCGGCCCGGTGGCGCAGGTGCGGCCGGCGCCGGCCGTGCCCGGTGACGCGGCGCTGGTGGTCGAGGGCCGGCCGGCGACGGTCGAGGAGACGCACGCCGCCGTCGAGCGGGCGTTCGCCGAGGTCGCCGACGGCCTGCAGGCCCAGGCCGACGCCGCCACCGGCACCGTCGCCGACGTGCTCGCGGCGACCGCGCAGATGGCGGCGGACAACGCGCTGCGCGCGCAGACCCTCGCCCGGGTCGACGCCGGCGAGCCGCCGGTCGCCGCCCTCGACGGCGTGGTGCAGATGTTCGCGACCATGTTCGAGCAGGCCGGGGGGTACCTCGCCGAGCGGGTGACGGACCTGCGCTCGGTGCGCGACCGCGTGGTCGCGCGCGTCCTCGGGCTGCCGGACCCCGGCGTGCCGCGGCTCGAGCAGCCGTCGGTCGTCGTGGCGCGGGACCTCGCCCCGGCGGACACGGCGGCGCTCGACCTCACGAAGGTGCTCGCGATCGTCACGGAGCTCGGCGGCCCCACCGGGCACACGGCGATCATCGCCGGGCAGCTGGGGCTGCCGTGCGTGGTGCGCGTCGGCGGCGCCACGGACCTCGAGGACGGGGTCGAGGTGGCCGTCGACGGCGCCGCCGGCACGGTCACCCCGCACCCCGACGCCGAGCTGCGCGCCGCGCTGGAGCGGCGGCACGCCGCCGAGGACCTGCTCTCCGGCGACACCGCACCCGGTGCGACCGCGGACGGGCACGCCGTCGCGCTGCTCGCCAACATCGGCACCGCCGCGGACGCCGAGCGCGTCGCCGCGTCCGGTGCCGGCGCCGAGGGCGTGGGCCTGTTCCGCACCGAGGTGCTGTTCCTGGAGCGGACGCAGCCCCCGACCGTCGAGGAGCAGGCCGAGGCGTACGCGGCCGCGCTGCGCGCCATGGGCGGCCGCAAGGTCGTCGTGCGCACGCTCGACGCGGGCGCCGACAAGCCGATGGCCTTCGCGACGCAGCCCGACGAGGAGAACCCCGCCCTCGGCGTGCGCGGCTACCGGCTCGTGCGCCCGCTGCCCGAGCTGCTGGCCACACAGCTCGCGGCGCTCGCCCGCGCGCAGGAGGCGACCGGCACGACCCCGTGGGTCATGGCGCCCATGATCTCGACCCCCGACGAGGCACGGGACTTCGCCGCGGCCGCGCGCGCGGCGGGGGTGGCGACCGTGGGAGTCATGGTCGAGGTGCCCGCCGTGGCGCTGCGGGCACGCGACGTGCTCGCCGAGGTCGACTTCGTCTCGCTCGGCACCAACGACCTCGCGCAGTACACGATGGCGACCGACCGGCTGCGCGGCGAGCTGGCCGACCTGCTCGACGCGTGGCAGCCCGCCGTGCTCGACCTCGTGGCCGCCACGGCGTCCGCCGGGGTCGAGGCCGGCAAGCCCGTGGGCGTGTGCGGGGAGTCCGCGTCCGACCCGCTCATGGCGCTCGTGCTCGTCGGGATGGGGGTCACGAGCCTGTCGATGGCCGCCGGTGCGCTGCCGGCCGTGCGGTACTCCCTGCGGCGGCACACCCGGGAGCAGTGCGTCGCGATGGCCGCCGCGGCCCGGGCCGCGCGGTCGGCGACGGACGCGCGCGCCGCGGTGCTCGCGCTCGCGGAGCCGGAGGTGCGCGACACCCTGGCCCTCTGA